The DNA sequence TGACCAACAGAATCAAGAACAGAATCAGAATGATACTCCAGCTGATGAAAATCAGAATGACTAAAAAAGAGCTCATGCCAAATGGCATGGGCTCTCTTTTATACTTGTCTTTCCTTCTCTTCTTTGCGCATCCTCTTCTGTCCTTCCCTGCATATGACGAGTAAAGGACATTCTGGGCACTCTGGATTTCGAGCTTTGCAATGGTAACGTCCGAAGAAAATCATCCGATGATGTGTGTCGCTCCATTCTTCTTCTGGAACTTTCTTCATAAGTGTCTTTTCTACTTCGAGAACAGAATCCTTCCAGCGACAAATTCCAAGACGTTTTGAAACGCGTTCAACATGAGTATCGACTGCGATTGCAGGAACTCCAAAAGCTACAGAGGCTACTACATTGGCCGTCTTTCGTCCAACTCCAGCCAGTTTCTCCAGCTCTTCAATTGTATTCGGCACTTCCCCATCATACTGTTCCAAAAGAACTTGGCATAACTTACGGATATTTTTCGCTTTGGAACGGTACAGACCGATTGATCGGATATCCTGCTCCAACTCTTCCAACGTTACTTCCAGATAATCTTCCGGCTTTTTATATTTAGCAAAAAGTGATTTTGTGACCTTATTCACCAATACATCTGTACATTGGGCAGATAGAAGAACAGCAATAACCAGTTCAAACGGATTTTCATGGACGAGCTCACATTCAGCATCTGGAAACATTCTCTCCATCGTATCGAGACAGAAACGAATCTGTTTTTTGTTCAGCATATTTGATCAATCCTCCTCTTCAAGCCAGTTATAATAAAAGGATGTATCACGCTTAGGTTTGCTCACTGTCGGACTGTTTTGACGGCTTCTGAAAGATTTGCTAGCTTGGCGCGCCTGGTCGACAGTATGAACCCCTTTTTGTTTCCACTCTCGCAGTATTCTATCAATATATTTAAAACTGAGCTTGGACATCAGTACAGACTCTCTAAGACCAGCCTTAATTAAAGCTGGGTCAATCTTATCCTCATCCAACCAGGAATTCATCATGTCAATTTCAAAAGGTGACAATGGTCTGCCGAATTCCTGTTCGAATAGCAAAAAAATAGCCCCATCAACTGACTCTTCTTCTTCTACTTTTTTTGGATTGGAAATGAGTTTTTCCCAAAGTGGTTCCAAGCTATAGACTTCGGTTATCTGACCAGATTCATTTTGTTGCTGTGACATGGCAAGAAGACCTTTTTGGATAAGCTTGCGCAAAGCCATTCCACACTCAGTGCCGCTAATTGTAAGCTTCGTGCTTAACTCATCCGGAGTCGGGAAAAGATTTTCATGACGTAATGATTTCTGGATTTGCAATATAATCGCTAGATCAACTTCATCCATTCCAAGTGAGGTATAACATTCCAACAGCTTTTCAGGTACATTAATTTGGTTTAGAAGAAGTGATTCCATTTTTGGTTTTTCCCGCACATCTATTCTCCTTTCCCTTGATTCGTAAAAGAACATTTTAAAATCCCCTGCAAAAAATCGCAAGGGATTCGAATTTATTATTGGTGGTTGGTAACAAAACGATGAATTCTCTTAGCTGCTTCTTCAAGCAAATCAAGTGAAGTCGCGTAAGAAAGTCTAACATTGTCCGGTGCTCCAAAGCTGGACCCAGGTACTAGAGCAACTTTTTCTTCTTCGAGAAGGGCTTCTACCCATTCATCAACATTTTTAAATCCATTCATCTTCGCTGCCTCGGCAACATTCGGGAAAATATAGAAAGCGCCCTGTGGCTTAACACAGCTAATTCCTGGAATAGCAGTAATCCAATCATATAGCTTGTTCAGACGATCTTTGAATACTTCTTGCATTTCAGCAATTGGCTGATTTTCTTCCGCATAGGCGGCAAGAGCAGCATATTGTGAAATCGAAGTCGGATTAGAAGTTGAATGAGAAGCAAGATTTGTCATTGCCTTTATAATATAAGCAGGACCCGCTGCATAGCCAATACGCCAGCCTGTCATGGAATAAGACTTGGATACACCATTGAATACGACTGTGTTTTCCTTCAATTCAGGAGAAAGTTGAGCTATGGAAATATGCGGTTCATCAGAATAAATCAGTTTTTCATAAATTTCATCGGAAATGATCAGAAGGTCATGTTTCAGACAAACCTCGCCAATCGCTTGAAGCTCATCTTTTGAATAAACAACTCCTGTAGGATTGCTCGGTGAATTAATGATTACAGCCTTTGTTCGGTCTGTTATGACCTTCTCAAGCTGATCTGTTGTAACTTTAAAATCATTCTCTTCCAGTGCATCGACAATGACTGGCACGCCACCAGCAAGTTTAATCTGTTCAGGATAGCTTACCCAATATGGTGATGGAAGTATAACTTCATCACCATCATTCAGCAATACTTGAAACAGATTGTACAGTGCATGCTTCGCTCCAGATGTTACAATGATTTCTTCAGGTTTGTAATCAAGATTGTTGTCGTTCTTGAACTTTCTTGCAATTTCTTCTCTCAGTTCAATAATACCGCCAGCCGGTGTATATTTTGTATACCCTTCGTTCATCGCTTTAATTGCTGCTTCAATAATATATTGTGGTGTATTGAAATCAGGTTCACCTGCACCGAGACCAATGACATCGTGTCCCTGTTTTTTCAATTCTTTCGCCTTTGCAGTAATTGCAAGTGTTTTTGAAGGTGTCAAAGTTTGGACCCGGTTTGCTAGATTCATAATATTAAACCAACTTTCTGAATGTTCTAGGTAAAAAAATAACTTCGGCATCAACGGATTGTATTGGAAAGCCGAAATTGTTCTGTAGCAGTGCCGTCCTTCATGGAGAAGTAGGCAAACCCATAGTGGCCGGAGCCATCTTTATATGTAATCTCCCATAAGGGTTCATTGGCGATCATTGCTGCTGAGGTTTTTACAAAAGTACAAGAAGAACAGCTCTCACGCCAAATCTCCTTAACCTTTCCTTCAGCATAAATGTCTTTATCATCAATTATAGCAGGCTTTTCTTTTTTCGCCATCGGTATAAAGACAAACTTGCCTTTACCCTTTTTATCCTTGCCCTGGACGATATAATAAGACTTCTTGCTATCGAATCGGTCCACTTGGATGACTTCAGACAATCCAGCCTTTCTGATTGCAGTCTTTTCCGCTGCAGCAAAACCTTTTGTTTTGTCATTCAACACCTGATTGTATATGAGTGCTGCCGCAATACACGTAGCAACCAGGAGAACAGCAATTGCAAAAACAATCAGTTTGCCCCAAGTGAGACTATTTCTTCTCATGTGGTACCTGCTCCTGCTCATTTTCTCAACTGCCTCATTTAAAATTTCATAACCGTCTAAGTATAAAAGTGACGGGTCTATCAAAAATGGCCGTAAAGACGGCCGCAGCTTAATGACAATGTCGACTATAAACATCATCATGTATTATATTTTAATGGATTGCCAAAAAAAAATAAAGAAGAAATGATGCTGCGGCAAAATCAGAACCAGCCTCTTGCTTTTTCTATAAGTTCACCAGTCGATCCCGTTACAATTGGTACTTTAGGAACAGAATTCAAAAAATACTTTCCGTAAGAGGATTTTATAATGCGTGTATCACAAATTAATACGAAGCCCCGATCATGGTTGGATCTGATCAATCGGCCAAATCCTTGTCTGAAACGCAGTACTGCATGGGGAAGCGATAGTTCATAAAAAGGATTTCTCCCCTCTGATTCCAATCTCCTAGCTCTTGCTTCATATAAAGGATGATTCGGCGGCTGAAAAGGAAGACGGGCTATGACAAGAGCAGACAGGTCGGCTCCTGGAATATCGATTCCTTCCCAGAAAGAGCTGGTACCTAGCAATATGGCCTTTTCATATGATTGGAAATTCTTTGTGAGCCTCACCCTGCTCCCACTCGTAATCCCTTGGGCGATAAGTGTATAATCCTCATCCTCTAGTATATCACGAAGCAATGCGTGACATTTTTTCAGCATTTCAAAGGATGTAAACAAAATAAGCATTCTGCCCTCTGTAATTTCAGCGAGTGAAAGAACTGCTTCGCACAAAGAATAGATAAATTCTTCTTCTTCATTCCGGACATCAGGGAAATCTTCAGGGATCAGCATTTGAATCTGCTCTTTGAAGCTGAATGGCGATGGGATTACTTTGGAGAAGAAAGAGCCTTCCTGCAAACCAAGCCGCTTTTGTATGAAGTTGAAAGAACCATTCATCGTCAGTGTCGCACTTGTAAGGACAACACATTCTTTACGACTGAAGAACATTTCTTCAAGCGGTTCAGCCACAGTTGCTGGTTCACTATATAGGTAAACTGCATTCTTTGCCCCTTTTGCTTCTATCTCCGCCCATTTTACATTTAGTCCATCTTGTTTGAAGAACAACAGCTTCAAAGCTGAAATAAATTCTGAAAGCTGACTGTAAAGCTGCATAAACTCCGGGTTGCTGTCGGCATCTGATATGCTTTTAAGAGCGGTCTCAAGCATCTTATTCAGTTCTTTCAAGCGGAAAATAAGTCGGTCTGCCATCTCTTTAATACCAAGCCATTTCCGGTCCTGTTGTCCCTTTCCAGGGAAAGCACTTTGCATTCTTCCGATATCTGTATAACCACGGCCTCTTGACGAAACATAGGAAAAGATATGCCTAAATAACGCATCAAGGTCATGTTGCGCATCTTGATATACACGGTTCCATGTTGCTGGACTAATAGATAGCGCGATTTCCGGAGAGGACATTCTCATATCTGTCCAGAAAGAATCATCCCATTCCCCAAGATTGTTTAAAGCGTACTGAATTTGAACGTAATCAAGCTTTAACCCGAATCTGCGTGCAGCCGCACTCTCAAATTGGTGTGCTTCATCGATAATACATCTGGAGTACGAAGGCAGAAGCGCATTATCAGAGAAGAGATCTGTGCAGAGCAGTGCATGATTCGTCAATATGAGATGGGCTTCTTCTGCTTTTTTTCGCGCGTAATTATAATGACTGAAATAGTTGTCTCTATAAGTAACCTGTTCTGCCTCTGCGCATATTTTCTTGTAAAAATGATAACCATTCGAAGGAAGCTGAATTTCGTCAATATCGCCTGTCTCCGTCTCTGTCAACCAAACGAGTAGGATTGCTTTAGAAAGGGCAATATCATAGTTGCCCACTCCCCGTTCCAGTTCTTGTGACAAACGCTGCAGGCTGACATAATGATATTTCCCTTTCAAAATGGCTGCTCTTACTTCAAAAAACAGCAGCTTCCGGAGCATTGGAATATCTTTTTCCATGAGCTGATTTTGCAGCTGGGTCGTATGCGTGCTAATAACAATTTGCTCATTACGCTTCATTGCTTCGTATGCAGCGGGGATTAGATAACCGAATGTTTTTCCTATTCCTGTGCCCGCCTCAATAATAGCATGTTCCTTTGACTCAAAAGCATCATAGATCAGTTCAGCCATTTCCTTCTGTCCCGGACGATCCTCATAAATGCCGAATACTTCATGTAATTTTGCTGTATCGCTGAAAAGATCATCAATAAAGCCCCCGAAAGCGCCTGTTGACTGTTCAGCTGTATTTATTGGTTGGACAGGCTTCTTATAAGCTATGCCATTATATACTGCAATCGAAGAATCATGTTCCGGCTCAGCCGAAGCCTCCTGTTTTCGCTTTTCTAGCAGATAGCTCAGGTTAGATTTTAGTCTCTTTTCAATTTTTTGAAGGCCGGAAGCCGTCTCCCCAGGGAGTGCCATCAGCTTTTCGCGAAGCTTCAAAAACAAGAGTGCAGTTACATAGGCGTCACTAAGAGCTCTGTGCGGTGCATCATGATGAATATCCAAATATGCAGCTATATTGGATAATTTATAACTGTCCGCCTGAGGATAAAGGATTCGGGACATTTCAACCGTATCAATTACAGGACAGGTTAATTTTCCATAACCGCAAGCTGCTAGCTCATCGTTTAAAAAACCAAGATCGAATGGGACATTATGGGCGATGAGAACGGCTTTATCAAACTTCCCTTTTATTTCTTTTGCAACCTCTTCAAAGGGAGGTGCGTTTGCTACATCCTCATCTTTTATGCCTGTTAATGACGAAATAAAATTCGGAATTGGCTTTCCCGGGTTCAGGAAGGTAGAATACTGGTCAGTGATCTGACCATCAACAATTGTTACAATCCCGGCTTCAATAATTTTATCCGTCTTGCCGGAATGTCCGGTTGTTTCTAAATCAACAACGACATATTTCTCCACATTGCATCACCTCCGACCGTTCAACTTATATGTATAACGACAAAAGCTCTTATCAAAGACAGATAAGAGCTTTCATGCAAAGAATGTTTATCTGCAAGTGAGTGGCGGTTCCTGATCAATGAGATCGATGACCTTATTGTTTTCATCCATTATTGCCACTTTCGGACGATGATTCGCCAATTCACTTTCCTCTATCATAGCATAAGTGACGATAATGACAGTATCGCCTTTTTGTACCAGTCTGGCAGCCGCTCCGTTTAAACAAATAATACCAGAGCCTGCTTCTCCTGGTATAACATATGTCTCTAATCTTGCACCATTGTTATTATTTACAACTTGAACTTTTTCATGGGGCAGGATATCAACTTGTTCTAATATTGCAGAATCTATTGTTATGCTTCCGACATAGTTCAAGTCTGCTTCCGTTACACGTGCCCGGTGAATCTTCGCCTTCATCATCGTACGATACATGCGAAATCTCCCTTTCATGTTGTTACTTAAACATCAAAAATGACATTATCAATTAATCGCGCACCGGAAAATTTCACAGCAGTAGCTAGAATCATTTTACCACGAGGTTCTTCTTTGGCAATAAGATCCGGATAGCTTAAGCACTCGACATAATCAATCGTACCCGAAGTATTCTTTGTAATCAATTGCTTTACCTGCTCTGTAACTTCTTTTGTATTAATAGAAGGATCTTTGCTAAGCTGTTCTCCAGCTATCAAAGCTCTATATATGGCAGGTGCCTCTTCTCTTTCTTTCTCTGTCAGGAAAACATTACGGCTGCTCTTTGCCAGTCCATCTGCTTCTCTAACAGTTGGAACACCAATCAGCTCAAGCGGGAAATTCAAATCTTCACAGAACGACTGGACTACAGCGAATTGCTGAGCATCCTTTAATCCCATATATACATGATCCGGTCTCACTATATTGAATAGTTTAGCAAGAACTGTCACTACGCCGTCAAAATGACCTGGTCTTGAAGCACCGCAAAGAATATCCGTCCGCTTATTCATCGAGAGAGAAACCCGCATTTCATGTGGATACATCGATTGAACTGAAGGGATGAACAAATAATCAATGCCAGCTTTTTCAGCCAGTGCCGCATCTCTTTCTTCATCTCGAGGATATTTTTCAAAATCTTCTCCAGGTCCGAACTGGAGCGGATTTACAAAAATGCTCGCTACTGCTATATCGTTTTCAGCAGATGCACGGTCCATTAACGATAGATGCCCCTCATGGAAGTAACCCATTGTAGGAACATAACCGATTGTATTAAGCTTATGCTCGTCTAAAATTTTGCGCAAAGCCTCAGGTGTTCTTAGAATATCCATAATTACCCCCTTCTTTTTCGTTTCACTATTTCAAAAAAACATGTTCATCATCTGGGAACATGCCGGATTTCACTTGCTCTACATAAGTTCCAATAGCTTCTGAAGCAATATTGTTCAAGTCAGCATACCCTTTAGCAAACTTTGCCAGCCGGTCTACTCCATATTTAAGTAAATCATGGTATACAAGAACTTGACCGTCACAGCCTCTACCTGAGCCAATACCAATTGTCGGGATGCTGACTTTCCCGGTAATCTCATTTGCAAGCGGTTCTGGGATGCATTCCAGCAAAAGACCAACGGCACCGGACTTTTCAGCCTCCAATGCCTCACGCAAAATACGGGCAGCTGCTTCCTCACTTCGCCCCTGCACTTTATAGCCTCCGTAAACATTCACTGATTGAGGCATGAGACCCAAATGAATGATGACAGGAATACCGCCGTTTGTAAGCCGCTCAGTCAATTCTAGAATATTCTCCGTACCGCCTTCTATTTTTAGTGCATTGGCTCCAGACTCCCTGAAAAGGCGAGCAGCATTGTTCACGGCCGACTCAAGAGATGCATGACAGGACATGAAAGGCATATCAACGACAATATAAGTATCCTTTGCACCACGCTTCACAGCTTTTGCATGATGAAGCATATCATCCAAGGTCACTTGTACTGTCGATTCATAACCAAGAACGACCATGCCCAATGAATCACCTACAAGAATCATATCAACATCTGCAGCTTCAGCCATTTTGGCGGATGGATAATCATAGGCGGTTACCATTGCAATCGGCTTTCCTTCCTTTTTCATCGTCTGAAAATCATTTATCCTCAGCATTCTCATTACCATCCTCAAACCACTTTATTTCTGCGGAATACAGCTTAGTCTCATGCCCTTCCCGATCTGTCGCGAGCAAAGCTCCATCCTCAGCAATACCAAGAAATTCAGAACGCCACTCATCCTGCATCGTTTTGATGTCAATCATTTCACCAATCTTGAAACCATAGCTTTCCCATTTTTCTTTTACCTCTGGGAAGCCGTTTTCGATATACGATTCATAAGCATGTTCAAAAGTTTGAAGAATCTGCTGAATCAGCTCTTTTATATCCCATTCCTTGCCGCTTTCAGCACGGATTGATGTAGCCTTGTAACTGATGTTTTCAGGCAATTCTACTTCTGCCTGGTTTACATTAATCCCCATGCCAATAACTACATATTGGATTTGATCCTGCTCAGCTTGCATTTCGGTTAAAATGCCTGCTGTCTTCTTGCCATTAATCAGAATATCATTCGGCCATTTGATTTGTGGACGTACACCAATATGTTCATTCACAACATCAGCAAGAACAGTTGCTGCCAATAAAGTAAGCTGGGCTGCAAGATATGGCAACAGTTGAGGGCGAAGAATCATACTGAGCCAAATCCCTTTCCCGGGAGCTGAATGCCATTCCCGGTTCATGCGTCCTTTCCCTTTCGTCTGCTCATCGGCTATGATAACTGTTCCATGTGCCGCTCCATCACGGGCAGTCTGATGGGCAAGGAACTGAGTCGAATCAATGGATTCTCTATGAATGATTGTCTTGCCAAGCCACTTAGTTTTAAGGCCCCACTGTAAAGTGTTCTCACTCAATTTATCCGGAAAACTAATGATTCGGTATCCTTTACGAGACTTGCCTTCAATTTCATAACCGTCTTTCTCTAGTTCTTTCATATGCTTCCATATTGCACTTCGAGAAATGTTCAGCTGCTCTGAAAGTTTCTGGCCCGATATGTACTGGTCCTTATTCTCTTCTAGAAGCGCAATTAATCGGTTGCGGTTGGATTCCATTTTATCCATTCCTTTAAATCTATTTTCGAATTATTTACTTTACCCTCAATCACAGCACGTTCCATTTTGAGTATTAGCTCATGAATCCAGCGGCCTTTCTCTCTCTTTGGATATATAGAAACGATATCTTCACCTTTGAGAACGAGCTCGTTTTTTGATCGGATTGGCAAAAGAGCTCGCTTAGAAGCAAAATCACTTGCAGCAATAGGTTCTTCTTGTTCGAGGTTCCTAATCAAAGCTCTGAAAGACTCATCAAGAGCTTCATCAAGTCTGTATACGAGCCAGCGATCAACGCCATTCTGTTCATATTGCTTCCAAGCCTCAACAAGTGCTAACGCTTCCCGCCTAACCTTGTTGGAAGACTTCCATGCTGTTGTCCAGTCGTTGATTGGAATTTCAGGCTGCAATATATGACAGTATGCAATCAGACAGGAAAAGGCAGGGAAAGCATGAAGCGGCCTATTAAAACGTGAAAGAAGGGTACTATTATTTTTGAAAATCGGTAGCTGCTCTTCTATTCCAAGGGATAGAAGGTAATCAAAACTGAAATCAACATGTTCACCTGCCGCCCATTTCTCCATTTCAGCAGCCATCCGTTCCACGGCAAGGTAAACAATGTCTTCTTTCAGAATTTCCATTGCTTTAAGCGTATCAGGTTCTATTGCAAAGCCAAGCTGGCTTGAAAATCTGAGTGCACGCAAAATACGCAGTGCATCTTCCCTGAAGCGCTCCTCGCCCGCTCCAACTGTGCGAATGAGACGTTTTTCAAGGTCTTTGCGACCGCTGAACAAGTCGATCAGTTTGCCGTTTTTGTCCATTGCCAAAGCATTGATTGTAAAATCCCGACGTTTCAAATCTTCATCGATTTGTCGAACAAACTGAACAGAATCAGGATGGCGCTTATCCGAATAACCACTTTCTGTTCTGAATGTAGTCACCTCATAAGACTCTCCATCATGACGCACAATCACCGTACCATGCTCAATCCCTACCGGAATGACCTTCTCAAAAATATTGCATACCTCTTCCGGTGTCGCTGAAGTTGCAATATCAATATCGTGAAGAGGCCGCCCAAGCTGGTAATCTCGGACACATCCACCGACAAAAAAGGCTTCGAATCCATGTTCTTCGAGTTTTTCCAAAATCGGCAAAGCAGGCAAAAAAAGCCCATTTAGCATTATGCCCACTCCTTTTTTAACACCCATCGTACAGTGACTCATATTGCTTCACAATCTCTGATGAATGGAAGCGGGTAATTACGTCTTCATATCCAGATTCTTGCAATTTGCTGTGAAGCTCTGGATCATCCAGCATCTTGATTGCATAATCAGCCGCCTTTTCCGTGTCCCCAACTTCAACAATATATCCTGTTTCTCCATGTCGAATTACCTCAGGGATGCCACCGACATTTGTGCCGATACATGGCACTTTGCAAGCCATTGCTTCAAGCAGGACAAGACCAAAGCTCTCTTTTTCCGACATGAGCAAATGCAAGTCTGCCATAGATAGGAGCTCACTGACATTTTTCTGTTTGCCGAGGAAAAGAGTTTTATCCTGTAGGTTAAGGTCTTCTACAAGTCGCAGTGCATCCGAATATTCGGGACCATCCCCCACCATTAAAAGCTTAGCCGGCAGCCGTTCTGCAACTTTTGCAAAAGTATGGATAATGTCCGGAATGCGCTTGACCTGACGGAAATTAGAAACATGAATGACGACCTTTTCATGAGGTTCAATTCCATATTTCTCTTTCATATCAGGTAATTCTTTTGGATGGTATTCTTTTTCGTTCACAAAATTGTACACTGTCTTAATTTCTTTGTCAGTACCAAGCATATCGCTTGTTTGACTTGCAAGACTATCGGAAACGGCAGTTACGACGTCTGACTGTTCAATGGCATATTTGATCATCTTCTTAAAAATCTGATCGATGCCAAGAACAGTAATATCGGTACCGTGCAATGTCGTGACAATTTTCACCGAATGTTCTGCTATGTTTTTAGCCAAAATGGCACTGACTGCATGCGGCATAGCATAATGAACATGCAGTACATCAAGTTTCTCCTGGTCAATCACTTCCGCCATCTTGGACGCGAGTGCAAGGTCATAAGGTGGGTACTGGAAAACTGGATAATGACTCATTTCCACTTCATGATAGAAAATGGCTGGATGAACATGGTTTAGCCGAAAAGGCATGCTTGACGTAATGAAGTGGATTTCATGTCCTGCTTCAGCAAGCAGCATGCCCAGCTCGGTTGCGATAATACCGGAACCGCCAACTGTCGGATAACATGTAATGCCGATTTTCTTCATAGACCCATGTCCTTCCTTTTCTGTTCCTTAACAATTTCTCGCCATTTGAAATTGCCTCGTTCCACTCCTGAAAGAAGGATTTCCGCTGCTGCCAGATTGGTTGCGAGCGGAATCATGTGAACATCGGAAAGGCGCATCAGCGCACTGACATCAGGTTCGTGGGGCTGCGCTGTTAGCGGGTCCCTGAAGAAGATGACCATATCAAGTTCATTGCTTGCTATCATTGCGCCAATTTGCTGGTCTCCGCCAAGCGGTCCGGACTGGTAGCAATGAATATCAAGACCAGTCGCTTCACTGATCATTCTTCCAGTTGTCCCGGTTGCAAACAAATGATGTTTATCGAGCACATGTTTGTATGCAATCGCGAAATTGATGATAGATTCTTTTTTCTTGTCATGTGCAATAAGTGCAATATTCATTTAAAGCACCGCCCCTTTGCAGCTTTTTGCTTATTTTCTAGTTGTTCAATTCAAGCAGGTTCTCAAGTCCGTACACAAGATGATCAAGCTTCATCACTTCATCAATTGACATCTTGATGCCCTCCATGAATGATTGACGGTTCATTGAATCGTGTTTAATTGTTAGGAGTTGTCCATTACCGCCGAATAGTACTTCTTCATGTGCAACAAGTCCAGGAAGACGGACACTGTGGATACGAATTCCTTCAGATTCTCCGCCTCTCGCTCCAGCAAGTGTTTCTATCTCGTTCGGATGGCCTTGAGCTTTCGCAGTACGGTTTTCCTTGATAAGTTCAAGAGTTTTCATTGCAGTTCCAGACGGAGCATCAAGCTTCTGATCATGGTGTTTCTCGATGATTTCAACATCTGGGAAATATTTAGCAGCCATCTTTGCGAATTGCATAAGCAAAACAGCTCCAACGGCGAAGTTCGGCGCAATAATACAGCCAATTTTCTTCTCATCCGCAAGCTTCTTCAGTTCATCAATTTCTTCTGGTTTGAATCCTGAAGTACCGACTACTGGGCGTATACCATGTTTTAGAGCGGATTCTGTATGACTGAACCCAACCTCCGGAGTTGTTAAATCTACAAGTACATCTGCTTGAACCTCTGCAAAACACTTGTCTGGATCTTCATACACCGGAATTGCTGATTCATTCGTTCTGCCTTTATTTTTTCGGTCTAGGTAAGCAACAAGCTGAAAATGCTCGGTACTTTCGATCATTTGAATGGCTTCTCGTCCCATTTTTCCTCTTGGTCCCGCGATTATTACTTTGATTGACATATCTCTTCCCCCTAGTATCATCACTATTAATAAAAATATATACAGAGCAAATTGCCCTTTTGCTGCATGAATTACTTGTGCAATCGCCAATATATTTAATGGAGTTGCTTCTTATATTCGTTTCAGTCCCTTATTATGTTATCGAAAAGGGGAGAATTTGACAAACTTTTTATCCGTCAACATTGTCGCAAGAGTGAAAATTGTCTATAATTGTTAGCTGTTACATCTAGATAACTGGAGGCGGATTAATTGGTGCTAGGAATCAGACTCAAAAACACAGTCTTTATCTTGCTTGGAGCTGCCATTTTTGCTTTTGGACTGGTTCACTTCAATATGCAGAATAATTTGAGCGAAGGCGGATTTACCGGGATTACGCTGCTTA is a window from the Aciduricibacillus chroicocephali genome containing:
- a CDS encoding CCA tRNA nucleotidyltransferase; the protein is MLNGLFLPALPILEKLEEHGFEAFFVGGCVRDYQLGRPLHDIDIATSATPEEVCNIFEKVIPVGIEHGTVIVRHDGESYEVTTFRTESGYSDKRHPDSVQFVRQIDEDLKRRDFTINALAMDKNGKLIDLFSGRKDLEKRLIRTVGAGEERFREDALRILRALRFSSQLGFAIEPDTLKAMEILKEDIVYLAVERMAAEMEKWAAGEHVDFSFDYLLSLGIEEQLPIFKNNSTLLSRFNRPLHAFPAFSCLIAYCHILQPEIPINDWTTAWKSSNKVRREALALVEAWKQYEQNGVDRWLVYRLDEALDESFRALIRNLEQEEPIAASDFASKRALLPIRSKNELVLKGEDIVSIYPKREKGRWIHELILKMERAVIEGKVNNSKIDLKEWIKWNPTATD
- the dapB gene encoding 4-hydroxy-tetrahydrodipicolinate reductase: MSIKVIIAGPRGKMGREAIQMIESTEHFQLVAYLDRKNKGRTNESAIPVYEDPDKCFAEVQADVLVDLTTPEVGFSHTESALKHGIRPVVGTSGFKPEEIDELKKLADEKKIGCIIAPNFAVGAVLLMQFAKMAAKYFPDVEIIEKHHDQKLDAPSGTAMKTLELIKENRTAKAQGHPNEIETLAGARGGESEGIRIHSVRLPGLVAHEEVLFGGNGQLLTIKHDSMNRQSFMEGIKMSIDEVMKLDHLVYGLENLLELNN
- a CDS encoding biotin--[acetyl-CoA-carboxylase] ligase yields the protein MESNRNRLIALLEENKDQYISGQKLSEQLNISRSAIWKHMKELEKDGYEIEGKSRKGYRIISFPDKLSENTLQWGLKTKWLGKTIIHRESIDSTQFLAHQTARDGAAHGTVIIADEQTKGKGRMNREWHSAPGKGIWLSMILRPQLLPYLAAQLTLLAATVLADVVNEHIGVRPQIKWPNDILINGKKTAGILTEMQAEQDQIQYVVIGMGINVNQAEVELPENISYKATSIRAESGKEWDIKELIQQILQTFEHAYESYIENGFPEVKEKWESYGFKIGEMIDIKTMQDEWRSEFLGIAEDGALLATDREGHETKLYSAEIKWFEDGNENAEDK
- the bshA gene encoding N-acetyl-alpha-D-glucosaminyl L-malate synthase BshA, with amino-acid sequence MKKIGITCYPTVGGSGIIATELGMLLAEAGHEIHFITSSMPFRLNHVHPAIFYHEVEMSHYPVFQYPPYDLALASKMAEVIDQEKLDVLHVHYAMPHAVSAILAKNIAEHSVKIVTTLHGTDITVLGIDQIFKKMIKYAIEQSDVVTAVSDSLASQTSDMLGTDKEIKTVYNFVNEKEYHPKELPDMKEKYGIEPHEKVVIHVSNFRQVKRIPDIIHTFAKVAERLPAKLLMVGDGPEYSDALRLVEDLNLQDKTLFLGKQKNVSELLSMADLHLLMSEKESFGLVLLEAMACKVPCIGTNVGGIPEVIRHGETGYIVEVGDTEKAADYAIKMLDDPELHSKLQESGYEDVITRFHSSEIVKQYESLYDGC
- a CDS encoding methylglyoxal synthase, which codes for MNIALIAHDKKKESIINFAIAYKHVLDKHHLFATGTTGRMISEATGLDIHCYQSGPLGGDQQIGAMIASNELDMVIFFRDPLTAQPHEPDVSALMRLSDVHMIPLATNLAAAEILLSGVERGNFKWREIVKEQKRKDMGL
- the panB gene encoding 3-methyl-2-oxobutanoate hydroxymethyltransferase; translated protein: MLRINDFQTMKKEGKPIAMVTAYDYPSAKMAEAADVDMILVGDSLGMVVLGYESTVQVTLDDMLHHAKAVKRGAKDTYIVVDMPFMSCHASLESAVNNAARLFRESGANALKIEGGTENILELTERLTNGGIPVIIHLGLMPQSVNVYGGYKVQGRSEEAAARILREALEAEKSGAVGLLLECIPEPLANEITGKVSIPTIGIGSGRGCDGQVLVYHDLLKYGVDRLAKFAKGYADLNNIASEAIGTYVEQVKSGMFPDDEHVFLK